One window of the Lycorma delicatula isolate Av1 chromosome 3, ASM4794821v1, whole genome shotgun sequence genome contains the following:
- the LOC142322473 gene encoding cathepsin B-like cysteine proteinase 3 produces the protein MLFLLTVLTSILAFASSEETNPFKEAYSWIEKVNSNPHSTWKAGQNFDPTLPASYIKKLLGLKRKNRPSILPRALPINDINDKDIPKEFDSRKKWKYCKSLQEIRDQGACGSCWAVAATSAFTDRLCIATKGKFNGHLSANELLACCSECGDGCGGGYDDAAWEYFKNHGVVTGGDYNSSEGCQPYQLQPCEHHVEGPRPQCSSLEPTPTPPCETKCLNKKYRKPFNKDHHKVKSSYSVPSSVAEIQKEILKHGPVEAGFIVYTDFLSYKSGVYQPSPSSTSKGGHAVKLIGWGVEKNTPYWLVQNSWNSDWGDKGLFKILRGKNTCGFESEINAGIPK, from the exons atGTTATTTCTACTAACAGTTCTTACATCAATACTTGCATTTGCAAGTTCTGAAGAAACGAATCCATTTAAAGAAGCATATAGTTGGATTGAAAAAGTGAACAGTAATCCTCATTCTACATGGAAG gCAGGGCAGAATTTTGATCCAACCCTACCagcaagttatataaaaaaacttttgggaTTGAAAAGGAAAAACCGTCCATCAATATTACCAAGAGCACTAcctattaatgatattaatgacAAAGATATTCCTAAAGAGTTCGATTCACGCAAAAAGTGGAAGTATTGTAAATCTCTACAGGAAATTAGAGACCAAGGAGCCTGTGGATCATGTTGG GCGGTAGCAGCAACATCTGCATTTACAGACAGGTTATGTATTGCAACaaaaggtaaatttaatggtCATCTATCTGCAAACGAACTACTTGCTTGTTGTTCTGAATGTGGTGATGGCTGTGGCGGAGGATATGATGATGCAGCTTGGGAATACTTTAAAAATCATGGTGTTGTTACTGGTGGTGATTATAATTCTAgcgaa ggaTGTCAGCCATACCAACTTCAGCCATGTGAACACCATGTAGAGGGTCCTAGACCGCAATGTTCTTCGTTAGAGCCAACACCCACTCCACCTTGTGAAACTAAAtgcttaaataagaaatatagaaAACCATTTAATAAAGATCACCATAAAG taaaatcttcATACTCTGTGCCAAGTAGCGTAGCTGAAATTCAAAAGGAGATTTTAAAACATGGACCAGTGGAAGCTGGATTTATAGTTTACACTGATTTTCTGTCTTATAAATCAG gtgTTTATCAGCCTAGTCCTTCCAGTACTTCTAAAGGAGGCCATGCTGTTAAACTCATTGGCTGGGGTGTGGAAAAGAACACACCGTATTGGTTGGTACAAAATTCTTGGAATTCAGACTGGGGAGACAAAGGTTTATTCAAGATACTTAGAGGAAAAAACACATGTGGTTTTGAATCAGAAATAAATGCAGGAAtaccaaaataa